A stretch of DNA from Acidovorax carolinensis:
ACCGCCGGAATCACGCAGTGCGCCACGCCCGCGGCAGCGGCCTGCTGGCGCACGGCCTCGCGGTCGGCGGCGAACTCGGCGGCGTCCAGGTGGCAATGCGTATCGATCCAGGAAGACATGCCGACATGATGCCCGACCAGCGCGCACCTGGCAGCGGCCCGGCAGCGGCCCGGCCACACAGCGGTCTGCATCAACCGGCGATCCGTGCTACTGTCAAACCCGTGCGCCACGCTCCGGCGCGACATTCCGTTTCCTCACCCCCGCGTGCCTGCAAAGGCGCGGCGCCCACAGCCCCCAAGGCGTGCGCACGGGCCGGGAAATGGCCATGGAACCAGAAGGTGACAGCATGCCCCGGCCCGCCCTCTACAGCAGTTCCCGCCCCACCCGGCGCCCGGCAGAACCGGTGGCCGCAGTGGCCAGCGCGCCGCAGCCGTCACCACCGCTGGCACCGCCCGCCGAGGCATCCGCAACCACTGTCGCCCCGCGCAACCACCTGCGCGCCCTGTGGGCCACCGTGGTGCTGCTCACCGCGCTGCTGCTGGCCAGCGTGTGGCTGCACCCGGGCACCACGCCCCGCCGCATCACGCAGGACGACATCGACGCTGCCGTGCTGCGCACCCTGGAGACCACCACCTTTCCATCGCCCGCCACAGCGGCAGTGGAGGCCGTGGCGCCCTCGGTGGTGCGTGTGGCGAGCTACACGCGCAGCAAGAACGGCAAGAAAGAGCTCGAGCGCGGCATTGGCACGGGCGTGGTGATTGTGGATTCGGGAATCATCCTCACCAACCTGCATGTGGTGCAGGGCGCCAGCCGCATCACCGTCACTTTTCACGATGGGCTGGAAACCACCGCCAGCATCACCGGTGTCCAGCCCGAAAACGACCTGGCCGTACTGCAGGCCCACAAGGTGCCCGACGACCTGGCCGCCGCGCCGCTGCGCTCCACCCAAGACCTGCGGGCGGGCGACCAGGTGGTGGCCATCGGTTTTCCGTTCGGCATCGGGCCATCGGCGTCGGCGGGCGTGGTGTCGGGCCTGGACCGTGAATTCGATCCGCCCGAAGGCACCCGTCCGCTCACCAACCTGATCCAGTTCGACGCGGCCGCCAACCCCGGCAATTCGGGCGGCCCGCTGGTCACCATGGACGGCGAGGTGGTGGGCATCGTCACCGCCATCCTCAACCCCACCGAGGCCCGCACCTTCATCGGCATCGGCTTTGCCGTGCCCATTGAAAACGCCGCTGCAGCCGTGGGCATGCCGCCGTTCTAGTTTCCACCCGTTTGTGCAAGGACGCCATGACACCCACCGCCACGCCCCCGGCCTACGGCCCCCACGCCCATATCGCCGCATCCACCGCCACGCTGATGGAACAGG
This window harbors:
- a CDS encoding S1C family serine protease, with the protein product MPRPALYSSSRPTRRPAEPVAAVASAPQPSPPLAPPAEASATTVAPRNHLRALWATVVLLTALLLASVWLHPGTTPRRITQDDIDAAVLRTLETTTFPSPATAAVEAVAPSVVRVASYTRSKNGKKELERGIGTGVVIVDSGIILTNLHVVQGASRITVTFHDGLETTASITGVQPENDLAVLQAHKVPDDLAAAPLRSTQDLRAGDQVVAIGFPFGIGPSASAGVVSGLDREFDPPEGTRPLTNLIQFDAAANPGNSGGPLVTMDGEVVGIVTAILNPTEARTFIGIGFAVPIENAAAAVGMPPF